In Vicinamibacteria bacterium, the following proteins share a genomic window:
- a CDS encoding aspartate kinase — protein sequence MGVVVQKYGGSSVADVERIRQVADRIAATRATGQDVVVVVSAMGDTTDELLGLARRICPNPARRELDMLLSAGERISMALLSMALNARSVPAVSFTGSQSGIITNDAHTNARIVEVRPYRVQDELARGKVVIVAGYQGVSYKREVTTLGRGGSDTTAVALAAALGAQSCEIYSDVDGVYSADPRLVPEARRLAEISYPEMQELAEAGARVLNAQAVEFAKERGIALYARASAGGPGETVIRRGPPRAPGRVVGVAGETGLLVLSLASEGPEDLARLLARLDARSTGGKQLLFEGSAGHASLVLSRQDLHDYPALEAELSGEESGVSLRSGVGAVSAIGAGINASFGNVREALAVLTGMGAAVLGLSTSSFRISLLLEEGFVPEAMRLLHRRLVVDEVTAPEA from the coding sequence TTGGGGGTAGTGGTCCAGAAGTACGGCGGCTCCTCGGTCGCGGACGTCGAGCGCATCCGTCAGGTAGCCGACCGCATCGCGGCCACCCGGGCCACGGGCCAGGACGTGGTGGTGGTGGTCTCCGCCATGGGCGACACCACCGACGAGCTCCTGGGTCTGGCCCGGCGTATCTGCCCCAACCCCGCCCGGCGAGAGCTCGATATGCTGCTCTCCGCGGGAGAGCGCATCTCCATGGCCCTGCTCTCCATGGCCCTGAACGCGCGCTCGGTTCCCGCCGTCAGCTTCACCGGCTCCCAGTCCGGCATCATTACCAACGACGCCCACACCAACGCTCGCATCGTGGAGGTCCGCCCCTACCGGGTGCAGGACGAGCTGGCCCGAGGCAAGGTGGTGATCGTGGCCGGTTACCAGGGGGTCTCCTACAAGCGCGAGGTGACCACCCTCGGGCGGGGGGGATCCGACACCACAGCCGTGGCCCTGGCCGCCGCCCTCGGCGCGCAGTCGTGCGAGATTTACAGCGATGTGGACGGCGTCTACTCCGCCGACCCCCGGCTCGTGCCCGAGGCCCGCCGACTGGCGGAGATCTCGTACCCGGAGATGCAGGAGCTGGCGGAGGCAGGGGCCCGCGTCCTGAACGCCCAGGCCGTGGAGTTCGCTAAGGAAAGGGGAATCGCGCTCTATGCGCGTGCGAGTGCGGGGGGCCCGGGCGAGACCGTGATCCGGCGCGGCCCCCCCCGTGCGCCGGGTCGGGTGGTGGGCGTGGCGGGGGAGACCGGCCTCCTGGTCTTGTCCCTGGCCAGCGAGGGCCCGGAGGATCTGGCCCGGCTCCTGGCCCGGCTGGACGCACGCTCCACGGGGGGGAAGCAGCTGCTCTTCGAGGGGAGCGCGGGCCACGCCTCCCTCGTCCTGTCCCGGCAGGACCTGCACGACTACCCCGCCCTCGAAGCGGAACTCAGCGGTGAGGAGAGCGGGGTTTCTCTGCGCTCGGGCGTGGGAGCGGTCTCCGCCATCGGGGCCGGGATCAACGCGAGCTTCGGCAACGTCCGCGAGGCCCTGGCCGTCCTCACCGGGATGGGGGCCGCGGTCCTGGGCCTCTCCACCTCCAGCTTCCGCATCAGCCTCCTCCTCGAGGAAGGCTTCGTCCCCGAGGCCATGCGTCTGCTCCACCGCCGCCTGGTCGTGGACGAGGTCACTGCCCCCGAGGCTTGA